A window from Kovacikia minuta CCNUW1 encodes these proteins:
- a CDS encoding prolyl oligopeptidase family serine peptidase: MTVEQTLVYPTSHQTNQVDDYHGKKVSDPYRWLENPDSPETKAWIEAENHLTFGYLSQIPAREMLRERLTQLWNYEKYSIPFKQGDTPQQAASQRYFYFKNDGLQNQSVLYTLKSLDDAPRVLLDPNVLSADGTIALSGLAISENGKLMAYGLSTSGSDWQEWKVRDVETGDDLGDRVQWVKFSGASWTHDSKGFFYSRYDEPQEKSKLEDTNYYQKLFYHRLGTPQSEDILIYERPDQKDWGFSGGVTEDGRYLIVSVWLGTDTRNLVFYKDLSDPDARVIELINTFEAEYSFIDNEGDRFWFSTNLDAPRGRVIAIDIHKPDRENWQEVLPQTDETLEGISVLNHQFVATYLKDAYNQVRIFDLEGKFVRAVELPGIGSVGGFGGKRWDTETFYSFTSFTTPPTIYRYDLATGKSTLFRQPQVDFNPGDYETRQVFYHSKDGTRIPMFIVHKKGLALDGNNPTLLYGYGGFNVSLTPSFSVSLLIWMERGGVYAVPSLRGGGEYGEDWHQAGMKLKKQNVFDDFIAAAEWLIANKYTSSPKLAISGGSNGGLLVGACMTQRPELFGAALPAVGVMDMLRFHKFTIGWAWTAEYGSPDDPEEFKALYAYSPLHNLKPGTAYPATLITTADHDDRVVPAHSFKFAVALQAAHKGTAPVLIRIETKAGHGAGKPTTKLIEEASDRWAFLVKVLGVGE; encoded by the coding sequence ATGACTGTTGAACAAACGCTTGTCTACCCCACGAGCCACCAGACGAACCAGGTTGACGATTACCACGGCAAAAAAGTTTCCGATCCCTACCGTTGGTTAGAGAATCCTGACTCGCCAGAAACAAAAGCATGGATCGAGGCAGAAAATCATTTGACATTTGGCTACCTGAGTCAAATCCCCGCTCGCGAAATGTTGCGAGAACGGCTGACTCAGCTCTGGAACTATGAGAAATACAGTATTCCCTTTAAGCAGGGCGATACCCCCCAACAGGCTGCTAGCCAGCGCTATTTCTATTTCAAGAATGATGGCTTGCAAAACCAAAGCGTTCTCTACACACTCAAATCTCTGGATGACGCACCCAGGGTGCTGCTAGACCCAAATGTCTTGTCTGCGGATGGCACCATTGCCCTCTCCGGTTTGGCCATCAGTGAAAATGGCAAGCTGATGGCCTATGGTTTGTCCACCTCCGGGTCAGACTGGCAGGAATGGAAAGTTCGGGATGTGGAAACCGGCGATGATTTGGGTGATCGGGTTCAATGGGTAAAATTCTCCGGTGCCTCCTGGACGCATGACAGCAAAGGCTTTTTCTATTCCCGCTATGACGAACCCCAGGAGAAGTCCAAACTAGAAGATACCAACTATTATCAAAAACTCTTCTATCACCGCCTGGGTACTCCCCAATCGGAAGACATCCTGATTTACGAACGCCCCGATCAGAAGGACTGGGGGTTCAGTGGTGGCGTCACGGAAGATGGACGTTATCTGATTGTGTCGGTCTGGTTAGGTACCGATACCCGCAATCTGGTGTTCTATAAGGATTTGTCTGACCCGGATGCGCGTGTTATCGAGCTGATTAACACCTTCGAGGCAGAATATAGCTTTATCGATAATGAGGGCGATCGCTTCTGGTTTAGCACCAATCTGGATGCCCCACGGGGACGGGTGATCGCGATCGACATCCACAAACCCGATCGGGAAAACTGGCAAGAAGTGCTTCCCCAAACCGACGAAACCCTGGAAGGAATCAGCGTCCTCAATCACCAGTTTGTCGCCACCTACCTCAAAGACGCCTATAACCAGGTGAGGATTTTTGACCTGGAGGGAAAATTTGTTCGAGCCGTAGAATTGCCTGGAATTGGTTCTGTTGGCGGATTTGGCGGCAAACGTTGGGATACCGAAACGTTTTACAGCTTCACCAGTTTCACCACACCTCCCACCATTTACCGCTATGACCTGGCAACGGGCAAAAGTACCCTGTTCCGCCAGCCCCAGGTAGACTTCAATCCGGGTGATTACGAAACCCGTCAGGTTTTCTACCACAGCAAGGATGGGACGCGTATTCCCATGTTTATAGTCCACAAAAAGGGATTGGCGCTGGATGGCAACAATCCCACCCTGCTGTATGGCTATGGCGGATTCAATGTTTCATTGACGCCCAGTTTTTCGGTGAGTCTGCTGATTTGGATGGAACGGGGGGGCGTTTACGCGGTTCCCAGTTTGCGAGGGGGCGGAGAGTATGGTGAGGACTGGCACCAGGCAGGCATGAAGCTGAAAAAACAAAATGTGTTTGATGATTTTATTGCCGCTGCTGAGTGGTTGATTGCCAATAAATACACCTCCTCCCCGAAGCTCGCTATTTCCGGCGGGAGTAACGGTGGATTACTGGTGGGTGCCTGTATGACCCAACGCCCAGAACTTTTTGGGGCAGCTTTACCAGCGGTCGGGGTGATGGATATGTTGCGGTTTCACAAGTTTACGATCGGTTGGGCGTGGACTGCGGAGTATGGTTCTCCTGATGATCCGGAGGAGTTCAAGGCGCTTTATGCCTATTCCCCTCTCCACAACCTGAAGCCCGGAACTGCCTATCCTGCGACCCTAATTACCACAGCAGACCATGACGATCGCGTTGTCCCTGCCCACAGCTTTAAGTTTGCTGTTGCCCTTCAGGCTGCCCACAAAGGTACTGCTCCTGTGTTGATCCGCATTGAAACGAAAGCGGGGCACGGTGCTGGAAAACCCACGACAAAGCTGATTGAAGAAGCCAGCGATCGATGGGCGTTTCTGGTCAAAGTATTGGGGGTTGGGGAGTAG
- a CDS encoding C39 family peptidase has product MAIVLKILNATTFKRKPIQSSELPEEQKQLVEVGKQLEVQSYSIERDHVKIALAKDKFKGFNTWYTFGGHIQIIKDGTIVFPKPKPKSIKLAIPYKSQLDNDENPTGSCNVTSLAMCLEFLGAKRKTTSGQFEDELYRYAENNGLSRHDPHDLAIIVEGYGCRDDFRSNATIEQVQNWLADGKPIVIHGYFTTFGHIVVITGFDATGFIVHDPYGEWTSSGYRTDLSGKYVHYSYRMIKTLCIPDGSFWVHFLSKK; this is encoded by the coding sequence ATGGCAATAGTTCTCAAAATCCTCAACGCTACCACTTTCAAGAGAAAACCCATCCAATCCTCAGAATTGCCCGAAGAGCAGAAACAGTTGGTTGAAGTTGGAAAACAGCTTGAAGTCCAATCCTACAGTATAGAGCGGGATCACGTTAAGATTGCACTGGCAAAAGATAAATTCAAGGGTTTCAATACCTGGTATACCTTTGGTGGGCATATTCAGATTATTAAAGACGGAACGATCGTCTTTCCTAAGCCCAAGCCTAAAAGTATTAAGCTGGCAATTCCCTATAAATCCCAGTTAGACAATGATGAGAATCCTACGGGTTCCTGTAATGTCACTTCGCTGGCAATGTGTTTAGAGTTTCTGGGTGCGAAACGCAAAACAACTTCAGGACAGTTCGAGGATGAACTCTACAGGTACGCCGAAAACAATGGCTTAAGTCGGCATGATCCCCATGATTTGGCAATTATTGTTGAAGGATACGGTTGCCGGGATGATTTCAGGTCTAATGCGACGATCGAGCAGGTGCAAAACTGGTTGGCAGACGGTAAACCGATTGTCATCCACGGCTATTTCACCACCTTTGGGCATATTGTGGTTATCACCGGGTTTGATGCAACCGGATTTATTGTCCACGATCCCTATGGAGAATGGACATCCTCAGGATACCGAACGGATCTGAGTGGAAAGTACGTCCATTATTCCTATCGCATGATCAAAACCCTCTGCATTCCAGATGGAAGCTTTTGGGTTCATTTCCTTTCTAAAAAGTAG
- the argS gene encoding arginine--tRNA ligase, producing MNSTIAQLRTRFEAALGAAFGEDFAATDPILVPASNPKFGDFQSNVAMSLTKKLGKAPRAIAEQIVQQLQVEEICEPPTIAGPGFINLTLKTAYLEEQLRSIAADERLGVAPIKQPQRVIVDFSAPNTAKEMHVGHLRSTIIGDSIARVLEFQGQDVLRLNHIGDWGTQFGMLITYLQTAFPDALITANALALGDLTTFYKQAKQRFDEDEAFRDASRLAVVRLQSGDEDALKAWQLLCEQSRIAYQEIYDLLDIQLVERGESFYNPLLPGVVEDLEKAGLLVEDQGAQCVFLEGFTNKEGEPLPLIVQKSDGGYNYAATDLAAIRYRIQQDHADRIIYVTDAGQANHFAQVWQVARRAGWIPDTVELVHVPFGFVQGEDGKKFKTRSGETVRLRDLLDEAIARARADLEARLKEDNRQESEEFIANVANVIGISAVKYADLSQNRTSNYIFSYDRMLALQGNTAPYMLYAYVRVQGISRKGQIDFKRLDSDAQILLKEETELVLAKHLLQLDEVIEQVGQDLFPNRLCQYLFELSQKYNQFYDRLPILQAAEPIRTSRLVLCDLTARTLKLGLSLLGIQVLERM from the coding sequence ATGAATTCTACGATCGCCCAACTCCGAACCCGTTTTGAGGCAGCTTTGGGGGCTGCCTTTGGGGAAGACTTCGCTGCCACTGATCCAATTCTGGTGCCTGCCAGTAACCCTAAATTTGGCGATTTTCAGTCGAATGTAGCGATGTCTTTGACCAAAAAGTTGGGCAAAGCTCCAAGGGCGATCGCAGAGCAAATTGTCCAGCAGTTGCAGGTCGAAGAAATTTGTGAACCGCCGACGATCGCAGGTCCCGGATTTATCAATCTGACCTTAAAGACTGCCTATCTAGAGGAACAGTTGCGCTCGATTGCTGCGGATGAAAGGTTAGGAGTCGCACCAATTAAACAACCGCAACGGGTGATTGTAGACTTTTCCGCCCCCAACACCGCAAAGGAAATGCATGTTGGGCATTTGCGATCGACCATTATTGGAGACAGCATTGCCCGCGTTCTGGAATTTCAGGGACAGGATGTGCTGCGGTTAAACCACATCGGCGACTGGGGCACCCAGTTCGGAATGCTGATTACCTATTTGCAGACAGCTTTTCCCGATGCATTGATAACGGCGAATGCCTTGGCATTAGGGGATTTGACCACATTTTATAAGCAAGCCAAACAGCGATTTGACGAAGATGAGGCGTTTCGGGATGCTTCCCGGCTCGCTGTGGTGCGGCTGCAATCGGGCGATGAGGATGCCCTGAAAGCATGGCAATTGTTGTGCGAACAGTCCCGGATTGCCTATCAAGAAATTTATGACCTGTTAGACATTCAACTGGTTGAGCGGGGAGAGTCTTTCTACAATCCTCTTTTACCAGGAGTTGTAGAAGATCTGGAAAAAGCAGGTTTGTTGGTGGAAGACCAGGGCGCTCAGTGCGTCTTCCTGGAAGGTTTTACCAATAAGGAAGGGGAACCGCTGCCGTTGATTGTCCAGAAGTCGGATGGTGGCTACAATTACGCGGCAACGGATCTAGCAGCGATCCGATATCGGATTCAGCAGGATCATGCCGATCGCATTATCTATGTCACCGATGCCGGACAGGCAAACCACTTTGCCCAGGTCTGGCAGGTGGCAAGACGGGCAGGTTGGATTCCTGACACCGTTGAACTTGTCCATGTGCCCTTCGGTTTTGTGCAAGGGGAAGATGGGAAGAAGTTCAAAACTCGCTCTGGCGAGACGGTACGTTTGAGAGATTTGCTAGATGAGGCGATCGCCCGCGCCCGTGCTGATCTGGAAGCTCGACTGAAAGAAGACAATCGCCAGGAAAGCGAAGAATTTATTGCCAACGTTGCCAACGTGATCGGGATCAGCGCTGTTAAGTACGCAGACCTGAGCCAGAACCGCACCAGTAACTACATCTTTAGCTACGATCGGATGCTGGCATTGCAGGGCAACACCGCTCCCTACATGCTATACGCCTATGTGCGGGTGCAGGGCATCAGCCGTAAAGGTCAGATTGACTTTAAGCGATTAGATAGTGACGCCCAAATTCTGCTGAAAGAGGAAACTGAACTGGTTCTTGCAAAACACCTGCTGCAACTGGATGAAGTAATTGAACAGGTGGGGCAGGATCTCTTTCCTAATCGCCTCTGTCAATATTTGTTTGAACTGAGCCAGAAATACAACCAGTTCTACGATCGCCTCCCGATCTTGCAAGCCGCAGAACCCATCCGCACCTCTCGCCTGGTACTCTGCGATCTCACTGCCAGAACCTTGAAACTAGGTTTATCTCTCCTGGGAATTCAGGTTTTAGAACGAATGTAA
- a CDS encoding ParE family toxin-like protein — MKSATLPSFWVEYRQLSNPIREAARKAYRLWVENPFHPSLHFKCINSEEGIWSVRITRSYRALGVFEGNTVTWFWIGSHDDYERFYS; from the coding sequence ATGAAGTCTGCAACGCTGCCATCGTTCTGGGTTGAATATCGGCAACTGAGCAATCCTATTAGAGAAGCAGCACGGAAGGCGTATCGGCTTTGGGTAGAAAATCCATTTCATCCGTCGTTACATTTCAAGTGCATTAACAGCGAGGAAGGAATTTGGTCAGTCCGTATAACACGTAGCTATCGTGCTCTTGGAGTCTTTGAAGGTAATACGGTGACGTGGTTTTGGATAGGTAGCCATGATGACTATGAGCGATTCTACTCATGA
- the mnmA gene encoding tRNA 2-thiouridine(34) synthase MnmA — MNKVVVGLSGGVDSSTAAAILHHQGYEVVGLTLWLMKGKGQCCSEGMVDAAKLCDQLGVPHHIVDSRDLFQENIVDYLVGGYSAGITPLPCSQCNKAVKFGPMLKYAHAELGIDQIATGHYARTRYDEATGRYQLLRAIDWTKDQSYFLYDLSQDVLARVIFPLGETPKTETRQIAAKFALHTADKPESQDLCLVEANGSMRAFLDKYITPQKGDIVDQAGNVLGQHDGVHHYTIGQRKGLGIAHREPLYVVELDAKNNRVIVGDRAATLAPECTVQRINWVSIPAPTSPIKAEVQIRYRSTAVPATIIPLENARVRIVFDEPQSSITPGQAAVWYQGEALLGGGVIELET, encoded by the coding sequence ATGAACAAAGTTGTGGTGGGACTCTCTGGTGGAGTCGATAGTTCAACAGCAGCAGCCATTTTGCACCATCAGGGTTACGAAGTGGTGGGGTTGACGCTGTGGCTGATGAAGGGCAAGGGACAGTGCTGCTCTGAGGGAATGGTGGATGCCGCCAAGTTATGTGACCAGTTGGGCGTTCCCCATCACATTGTCGATAGTCGGGATTTGTTCCAGGAGAATATTGTTGACTATTTAGTGGGTGGGTATAGTGCGGGAATTACGCCCTTGCCCTGCTCCCAGTGCAATAAAGCAGTGAAGTTTGGTCCAATGTTGAAGTATGCCCATGCAGAGTTGGGCATTGACCAGATTGCCACAGGGCACTACGCCCGGACTCGCTATGACGAAGCAACAGGGCGCTATCAGTTGTTGCGGGCGATCGACTGGACAAAAGACCAGTCCTATTTCTTATACGACCTATCCCAGGACGTTTTAGCACGGGTCATTTTTCCGCTGGGAGAAACCCCAAAAACTGAGACGCGACAGATTGCTGCGAAGTTTGCTCTCCACACTGCCGACAAGCCGGAAAGCCAGGATCTCTGTCTGGTCGAGGCAAATGGCTCTATGCGAGCATTTTTAGACAAGTACATCACCCCCCAAAAGGGCGACATTGTGGATCAGGCTGGTAATGTGCTGGGTCAGCATGATGGGGTGCATCACTACACGATCGGTCAGCGCAAGGGATTAGGCATTGCCCACCGTGAGCCGCTGTATGTGGTGGAATTGGATGCAAAAAATAATCGGGTGATTGTGGGCGATCGTGCCGCTACTCTCGCCCCGGAATGTACCGTTCAACGGATCAACTGGGTTTCCATTCCCGCACCCACTTCTCCCATTAAAGCCGAGGTACAAATTCGCTACCGTTCCACCGCTGTCCCTGCCACCATCATTCCGCTAGAAAATGCGCGAGTGCGGATCGTGTTTGATGAACCCCAATCCAGCATCACCCCTGGTCAGGCAGCGGTCTGGTATCAGGGTGAAGCCCTTTTAGGCGGTGGCGTAATTGAATTAGAGACTTGA
- the dnaK gene encoding molecular chaperone DnaK, translated as MGKVVGIDLGTTNSVVAVMEGGKPIVIASAEGMRTTPSVVGFSKEGERLVGQMARRQAVLDPQNTFYAVKRFIGRKYAELTTESKRVPYTIRKDDSGNIKLKCPRLERDFAPEEVAAMILKKLTDEASRYLGEPVTAAVITVPAYFNDSQRQATRDAGRIAGLEVKRILNEPTAASLAYGLDRRESQTILVFDLGGGTFDVSILEVGDGVFEVKATSGDTQLGGNDFDKKIVDWLAEQFLETEGVDLRRDRQALQRLTEAAEKAKIELSGVTVTDINLPFITATDEGPKHLETRLTRFQFEGMCGDLISRLRAPVKQALRDSGLSPVQIDEVVLVGGGTRMPFVQQLVRSFIDREPNQNVNPDEVVAVGAAIQAGILGGEVKDILLLDVTPLSLGLETIGGVMKKLIPRNTTIPVRRSDIFSTGEDNQTLVEVHVLQGERDMAVGNKSLGRFKLTGIPPAPRGIPQIQVSLDIDANGILQVTAMERTTGREQSITIQGASTLSEEEVQRMMREAAEYAASDRLKKEKVEKRNNSEALAFKAERQLREATLDFGMQFVSSHRIRIERAVQQLREALAKNDDRGIDQYQADLQDALYDLTRDIYQRNKEEEEEDSLFGAIKSFFTDDDDDDYYYRDERYDYGNSYGGRNPGSDRYSGRDYGNQYGGGRAYGNDWSGGRDSGNRYSGLDSGSRYDRSDSGNRYDRSDSADRYADGPRYDGERNRDNSYPDSRSSYPDSRSSYPDSRSYQDGRPAYDARSDNRDRGDRRSSRPARNPRPNLNQDNWDDDDDWL; from the coding sequence ATGGGAAAGGTAGTCGGCATTGACCTGGGAACAACGAACTCAGTGGTCGCTGTTATGGAGGGAGGCAAACCCATTGTCATTGCGAGTGCTGAAGGAATGCGGACCACTCCCTCGGTCGTTGGGTTTAGTAAAGAGGGAGAGCGTCTGGTTGGTCAGATGGCGCGGCGGCAGGCAGTCCTTGATCCACAGAATACGTTTTATGCGGTTAAACGCTTTATCGGTCGCAAATATGCAGAATTAACCACCGAGTCCAAGCGAGTTCCCTACACCATTCGCAAGGATGACAGCGGCAATATTAAACTCAAGTGCCCTCGGTTGGAGAGGGATTTTGCCCCCGAAGAAGTTGCAGCCATGATTTTGAAGAAGCTGACCGATGAGGCCAGCCGCTACCTGGGGGAACCTGTGACCGCAGCGGTCATTACCGTCCCTGCCTATTTCAACGATTCCCAACGGCAGGCAACCCGTGATGCGGGGCGGATTGCGGGGCTGGAGGTGAAGCGAATTCTGAATGAACCGACGGCTGCTTCCCTGGCCTATGGGTTAGACCGCAGGGAGAGCCAAACGATTCTGGTCTTTGACCTGGGGGGTGGCACCTTTGATGTGTCTATCTTGGAAGTGGGAGACGGGGTATTTGAGGTCAAAGCGACCAGTGGGGATACGCAACTGGGTGGAAATGACTTTGACAAGAAGATTGTAGATTGGTTGGCAGAACAGTTTTTAGAAACGGAAGGAGTGGATTTGAGGCGCGATCGGCAGGCACTCCAGCGGCTCACGGAAGCGGCTGAAAAAGCCAAGATCGAGCTTTCTGGTGTGACGGTTACCGATATCAATCTGCCGTTCATTACCGCCACAGACGAAGGTCCCAAGCACCTGGAAACGCGGCTTACCCGCTTCCAATTTGAGGGGATGTGTGGGGATCTGATTAGTCGCCTGCGTGCCCCGGTAAAACAGGCATTGAGGGATTCGGGGCTAAGCCCCGTCCAGATTGATGAAGTGGTGCTGGTTGGCGGCGGCACCCGGATGCCCTTTGTGCAGCAACTGGTCAGAAGCTTCATCGATCGAGAACCCAACCAGAACGTCAATCCAGATGAGGTTGTGGCGGTAGGAGCCGCCATTCAAGCGGGGATTTTGGGGGGTGAGGTCAAAGATATTCTCCTGCTGGATGTTACCCCCCTATCTCTGGGATTGGAAACGATCGGCGGTGTGATGAAGAAGCTGATTCCACGCAATACTACAATTCCGGTACGGCGCTCCGATATCTTTTCTACGGGTGAAGATAACCAAACTCTGGTGGAAGTGCATGTTCTCCAGGGGGAAAGGGATATGGCGGTGGGGAATAAATCCCTGGGGCGGTTTAAACTCACGGGAATTCCCCCTGCACCCAGGGGGATTCCTCAGATTCAGGTGTCTTTAGATATAGATGCCAACGGGATTTTGCAAGTGACCGCGATGGAACGAACTACCGGACGAGAGCAGAGCATCACGATTCAGGGTGCTTCTACCCTCAGCGAGGAAGAGGTGCAGCGGATGATGCGGGAAGCAGCGGAGTATGCTGCCAGCGATCGGCTCAAAAAAGAAAAGGTAGAAAAACGCAACAATTCTGAAGCGCTTGCCTTTAAAGCAGAGCGCCAACTGCGAGAAGCGACGCTAGACTTTGGCATGCAGTTTGTTAGCAGCCATAGAATTCGGATTGAGCGGGCGGTGCAGCAACTCCGCGAGGCACTTGCCAAAAACGACGATCGCGGGATTGATCAGTATCAGGCAGATTTGCAAGATGCCCTCTATGACCTAACCCGTGACATCTATCAGCGCAATAAGGAAGAGGAAGAGGAAGACAGCTTGTTTGGGGCAATCAAAAGCTTCTTTACTGACGATGATGATGACGACTATTATTACCGGGATGAGCGGTATGACTATGGCAACTCCTATGGGGGACGAAACCCTGGGAGCGATCGCTATTCTGGACGGGACTATGGGAATCAGTATGGCGGAGGACGCGCCTACGGGAATGACTGGTCGGGTGGACGGGATTCTGGTAACCGATATAGTGGCTTAGATTCTGGCAGCCGTTATGATCGGTCAGATTCCGGTAACCGCTACGATAGATCAGACTCCGCCGATCGCTATGCCGATGGTCCCCGGTATGATGGTGAACGGAATCGCGATAATTCTTACCCGGATAGCCGTTCTTCCTATCCGGACAGTCGTTCTTCCTATCCGGACAGTCGCTCCTACCAGGACGGACGCCCCGCCTACGATGCCCGCTCGGATAACCGCGATCGCGGCGATCGTCGTTCTTCTCGCCCCGCCCGTAACCCCCGCCCCAACTTAAACCAGGACAATTGGGATGATGATGATGATTGGCTCTAA
- a CDS encoding DnaJ C-terminal domain-containing protein: MQNFRNYYDILGVARDATVDEIKKSFRRLARQYHPDLNPGNKQAEEKFKDINEAYEVLSDPTKRSQYDQFGKFWQQRGFQTGQAARAAARAWNGRGSDRTATGDVDFSEFPDFNSFVDQLLNRRTSLSGGGSPGASSVQRDSFRPGTTKTTYTVPRASRRDAEARISVPLEKAYLGGRERIRLEDGRSLEVNMPPGMVSGQRIRLKGQGVAGGDLYFKIDVVPHPFFKLEGSDIFCKLPITPSEAVLGGQIEVPTLDGFVKMTIPPGVRSGQRLRLADKGYPTTNDDRGDQIVEIQLTVPRDPSPQERELYEKLRQLETFNPRADLPV; this comes from the coding sequence ATGCAGAATTTTCGGAACTATTACGACATACTGGGGGTTGCCAGAGATGCGACGGTTGATGAGATCAAGAAATCTTTTCGACGGCTGGCTCGGCAATACCATCCTGACTTGAATCCTGGCAACAAGCAGGCAGAAGAGAAGTTCAAGGATATCAATGAAGCGTATGAGGTTCTTTCTGATCCAACCAAACGCTCCCAGTATGATCAGTTTGGCAAGTTCTGGCAACAGCGAGGCTTTCAAACGGGACAGGCAGCACGGGCAGCGGCACGCGCCTGGAATGGTCGAGGGAGCGATCGGACAGCCACCGGAGACGTTGACTTCAGTGAGTTTCCCGACTTTAACAGTTTTGTCGATCAACTGCTCAATCGGCGCACCAGCCTCAGTGGGGGGGGTAGCCCTGGAGCCAGTTCTGTCCAACGAGACTCCTTCCGTCCTGGGACAACCAAGACGACCTACACGGTACCCCGCGCGAGTCGCCGGGATGCGGAAGCCCGTATAAGTGTCCCTTTGGAAAAAGCCTACCTGGGTGGACGGGAGCGGATTCGCCTGGAAGATGGGCGATCGCTGGAGGTCAATATGCCACCTGGAATGGTGAGTGGTCAGCGCATTCGCCTGAAGGGGCAGGGCGTTGCCGGGGGCGATTTGTACTTCAAAATTGATGTCGTTCCCCATCCTTTTTTTAAGCTGGAAGGTTCGGATATTTTCTGTAAGTTGCCCATTACTCCCAGCGAGGCTGTGCTGGGTGGGCAGATCGAAGTTCCAACGTTGGATGGTTTCGTCAAAATGACCATTCCTCCGGGGGTTCGCTCCGGGCAACGGTTGCGGCTGGCAGATAAGGGCTACCCCACTACTAACGATGATCGCGGCGACCAGATTGTCGAAATTCAACTGACCGTTCCTCGTGACCCCAGTCCCCAGGAACGGGAACTCTACGAAAAACTCCGCCAACTGGAAACCTTCAACCCCCGTGCTGATTTGCCTGTTTAA
- a CDS encoding endonuclease III domain-containing protein, translating to MSSGRLFRNQVVSNELQHKAILVHDHLCTEYGCPIPYFHNLDPLSELVSSLLSHRTKNRDSGKAYNQLRALFPTWEVVRDAPVEDVQQAIAPCTFPETKAPCLKQVLRLITEQRGELNLDFLADLSISEARKWLESLPGVGPKTSAAVLCFSQLRRRALPVDSHHHRVAIRLGLIPAKTAVGPAHALLEAQLPEAWNAQQIYDNHEVLMLHGQRCCYFAKPDCQRCAVLDLCPFGQNRLAESG from the coding sequence GTGAGTTCTGGTCGTCTGTTTCGCAATCAGGTTGTATCTAACGAACTTCAGCACAAAGCAATTCTGGTTCACGATCACCTTTGTACTGAATATGGTTGTCCCATTCCCTATTTTCACAATCTAGATCCGTTAAGCGAACTGGTTTCGTCCCTGCTATCCCACCGCACAAAAAATCGGGATTCGGGTAAAGCATACAATCAATTGCGTGCCCTATTTCCCACCTGGGAGGTAGTACGGGATGCACCCGTAGAAGACGTGCAACAGGCGATCGCACCCTGTACCTTCCCTGAAACAAAAGCGCCCTGTCTAAAACAAGTGCTGCGGTTAATTACAGAACAACGGGGAGAACTTAACCTGGATTTCCTGGCGGATCTTTCCATTTCAGAAGCGCGGAAATGGTTAGAATCCCTTCCGGGTGTCGGTCCCAAAACCAGCGCCGCCGTCCTCTGCTTCAGCCAACTGCGCCGCCGTGCCCTGCCCGTAGATAGCCACCACCATCGAGTTGCCATCCGGTTAGGGTTAATTCCAGCCAAAACTGCGGTTGGTCCCGCCCATGCCCTGCTGGAAGCCCAACTTCCCGAAGCCTGGAATGCCCAACAAATTTACGACAACCATGAGGTACTCATGTTGCATGGGCAACGGTGCTGCTACTTTGCTAAACCGGACTGCCAGCGCTGCGCGGTTCTCGACCTCTGCCCATTTGGGCAAAATCGACTGGCTGAGTCGGGGTAG